AGCGTCACGCAAAAATAAGGAAATAGACTGATTCTTCAAACCGCGATTCTTGGAAAGAAAGTTCCCAACTTACGGGTTTTAGGTGGCAGATTATACGTTCTGGGTTTTGGAAACTTTCAACTTGAAAGTTTCCAACATTAGTTTCTTATTCCAATGTAGTTAAATGGAGAAATAGCCTGTAGCTCTTGCCTCACAGAATCGTCCACTTCTAGCGAGTCGATAAATTGTTTAATATCTGCTTCCGAAATTTGGGTTTTACCCCGAGTGAGTGACTTCAGAGCTTCGTAGGGTTGGGGATAACCCTCGCGCCGTAAGATGGTTTGAATGGCTTCGGCTACTACCGCCCAGTTTTCTTCCAGATCGTCGTGCAAAGCAGCTTCGTTTACTTCAATTTTATTCAGCCCTTTTAGCAACGACTGAAACGCAATCAGTATATGCCCCAACGGAACGCCCAAGTTACGCAACACGGTAGAATCCGTTAGATCGCGCTGTAAGCGGGAAATTGGAAGCTTCTCAGCCAAATGAATTAATAGCGCATTGGCAATTCCCAAGTTACCTTCGGCATTCTCAAAATCAATGGGATTCACTTTGTGGGGCATGGCTGATGAACCCACTTCGTTTTCCACCACTTTTTGCTTCAAATATCCCATCGATATGTACTGCCAAATATCCCGGCTAAAGTCAATCAGAACAATGTTGATTCGCTTGAGTGCATCGAGCAGAGCCGCCAAATGATCGTAGTGCTCAATTTGAGTAGTGGGAAAGCTTCGTTGTAAACCCAAGGTTTCATTCACAAATTTTTCAGCAAATGCATTCCAATCTTGGTCAGGGTAGGCTACTACGTGGGCGTTCATATTGCCGGTTGCCCCACCAAATTTAGCCGCAAACGGTACCGATTTGAGCAAAGTTAGTTGCTGCTGCAATCGTTCGTGAAAAACTAGCCACTCTTTCCCGAAGGTAGTAGGTGAAGCTGGCTGACCGTGGGTGCGGGCCAGCATGGGCAGGTTGCTCCAGGTAGCGGCTTGTTTCTCAACTCTGTTCAGCACATCATCCAACAACGGCTGATACACTTGCTGCACGGCATCGCGCAAGCTTAGTGGAATAGCGGTGTTGTTAATATCCTGCGAAGTAAGTCCAAAGTGAATAAATTCTTTGTAATCGGCTAGCTCCAATGCATCCCAACGATCTTTTAAAAAGTATTCTACCGCCTTCACGTCATGATTGGTCTCCTTTTCCCAATGTTTAATGGCTTGAGCATCTTCTTCGGTAAAGTTTTCTACAACCGCACGCAACTTCGGAAATACTGTGGCATCTATCTCAGCCAACTGGGGCACAGGCAATTCGCACAGCGCGATAAAGTATTCTACTTCTACCAAAACCCGGTAGCGGATAAGTGCGTATTCGGAGAAGTACGGAGCCAGCGAGGTAGTATGCCTTCGGTACCGTCCGTCAATAGGTGAAACTGCGGTGAGGGAAGTTAATTCCATAAGATTAGATTGAAAGTAAATCCAAAACTAGAAATTTGTGCGCGATTTTCCGGTCATCTGTCATAATTTTGGGAAGATTTCAGTCCGAGAGTGTTATAGTGCTTTAGTGCGTAGTGTTACCGTGTTAATGTATTCAAGTACTTTCAATAGTTTCACATTTGAGCTACATAAACATTTAGTGGCTATTCCATAGTGGCTATTCCGAAGTAAACTGAACACTATGACACTTCGCACAATAACACATAAACACTGTAATACCATAACACTTACCAATTGTGAAGTTTAATATTTTCTCAAAGTCCAAGAGTAAAGAAGAACCAGAAGTGAATACACCGACAAAGAAGTCCCGTTCACAAGAGTTAGCCGTTAAAGAAATTATTCGAGAAACTTCAGATGCTGTTACTATCGTATTTGACCAGCCTGACTTGATTTATAAGCCAGGACAATTTCTTACGCTCATACTAGATATTAATGGCGAAGAAGTACGACGCTCGTACTCGCTATCTACCTCGCCTTCTACCGACGAGTACCCAGCCGTTACGGTAAAGCGAGTTGCTTCCGGCAAGGCATCTAATTACTTAAACAATACTTTGCAGCCGGGCAGTACCATTAAAGTACAAGCCCCCGCTGGTACGTTTACTACGGAACCAGATCCCAGCCAATCGCGGCATTTGGTCATGTTCGGGGGCGGAAGCGGCATTACCCCGCTAATGTCGCTAATAAAATCGGTACTGGAGAAGGAGCCTATGTCTAAAGTATCGCTGATCTACGCGAACCGCGATAAAGAGGCCATCATCTTTCGGGAGCATCTACATCAGTTGGAGAGCCGAATGCCCGAGCGATTTCACTTGGCGCACGTCTTAGAAAATATGAACTCCGAATTTACTAGCCACGGCGGACTGATTACTCCAGAGCGGGTGCCGGAACTATTGGCTGATTTACCTTTTTCTGAGGATAAGACCGAATACTTTATGTGTGGCCCCCAGGGAATGATGGAAAACGTGCAACAAGCCCTGAACGAACTTGACGTACCGCCTTCTTTAATTCACAAAGAGAGCTTTGTAGCTGCTACCCCGGCGAAAAAAGAAGAGACTGCCGCCGAAACATCATCGCCTTCCGC
This region of Tunicatimonas pelagia genomic DNA includes:
- the purB gene encoding adenylosuccinate lyase, which codes for MELTSLTAVSPIDGRYRRHTTSLAPYFSEYALIRYRVLVEVEYFIALCELPVPQLAEIDATVFPKLRAVVENFTEEDAQAIKHWEKETNHDVKAVEYFLKDRWDALELADYKEFIHFGLTSQDINNTAIPLSLRDAVQQVYQPLLDDVLNRVEKQAATWSNLPMLARTHGQPASPTTFGKEWLVFHERLQQQLTLLKSVPFAAKFGGATGNMNAHVVAYPDQDWNAFAEKFVNETLGLQRSFPTTQIEHYDHLAALLDALKRINIVLIDFSRDIWQYISMGYLKQKVVENEVGSSAMPHKVNPIDFENAEGNLGIANALLIHLAEKLPISRLQRDLTDSTVLRNLGVPLGHILIAFQSLLKGLNKIEVNEAALHDDLEENWAVVAEAIQTILRREGYPQPYEALKSLTRGKTQISEADIKQFIDSLEVDDSVRQELQAISPFNYIGIRN
- a CDS encoding ferredoxin--NADP reductase encodes the protein MKFNIFSKSKSKEEPEVNTPTKKSRSQELAVKEIIRETSDAVTIVFDQPDLIYKPGQFLTLILDINGEEVRRSYSLSTSPSTDEYPAVTVKRVASGKASNYLNNTLQPGSTIKVQAPAGTFTTEPDPSQSRHLVMFGGGSGITPLMSLIKSVLEKEPMSKVSLIYANRDKEAIIFREHLHQLESRMPERFHLAHVLENMNSEFTSHGGLITPERVPELLADLPFSEDKTEYFMCGPQGMMENVQQALNELDVPPSLIHKESFVAATPAKKEETAAETSSPSATWDTETTVGALGNDKIPVTETHEVTIIFEGETHRFAVDPDSTILETAIALDIDLPYSCQSGICTACMGKCISGRMKLDETDALTEDDLKEGYVLTCVGHPLTSDVTIEID